A stretch of DNA from Triticum dicoccoides isolate Atlit2015 ecotype Zavitan chromosome 2A, WEW_v2.0, whole genome shotgun sequence:
ggaggaagagaggaagaaggataaaggagggagaaggaggtgtTGTCGGGAGGCACTGGAGCTCCGGTGGGGCGGCGTATGCGAGGAcgaagaggaaggaggaggcggTCGAGGGTCTCGGTGGTGGCCTTCTGGATCGAGAGCTCTGCGGGGAAGCCTTGAAGCAGCGGCGGCCATTGAGAGGGACTGGAGTGCCTTTCTTCGCTGGACAGAGAGAAGGGGATAGAAGAGAGAAAGGGAATCAGGAGTGTGGGGGAGAAGAACGCGTGGGGAGAGATGGGGATGAGGGCGGCTGAGAAGATGAGGTTGGAGAGATAGACAGCGGTGCATGTGGGATGACACGTTTCGTCGTCTTTTCTTCTTGAGCTACACAGCTGGATAAGTTGTTTGCAACGGACACCCGAGTGTGTTGGACACGGGAGCACTAACCGAATAGAGATTAGCTAGATTTGATAAATAACTAGGTAGATGTTCTTACTTTAATATCATTTTTCTTCTATCTAAATTGCTTCAAGGAAAAACATGAAACTCTAACGTGCAAACAACACATATATTCTCATGCGTATGTCCATTGTAATTAGATTTATTTATAAGTAGCTACATATGCTCTATTTATGATTCAAATTTTCTATCAGTTCTttaatcaacaacagattcatataTTATCCAAACTCTGATGCAGGAAATCAATTTGGATGGCAATCTCAAGTCATGGATGGTaaagaacaaagaagaaaaagagataAAGAGCCGTATGTATGAATGACCAATGAAGAGAAATAGGAAAAAGTGAAAATGTGATGTGAAGCCTATCAACTAATTAAGCAAAAGAACTAAAGATTTGACATGGTTGCAAAATAATTCACACGGAGAAAAATGCAAACATGAAGCCAACACAGAAAATAAAAAAAGTATTCATGGGAAAGGCAGAAAGACAAAAATATGCAACCAGAAGAAAAGAACCAAGAATTGATGCACAACACACTAAGCAAAGATTGAACTGTGATGGAGAAATCTTGCATATATCGTGACAACACATGAAGTTATACATCTATGCGATAAGGACTTCACAGTGAGAACACATACAACATGCTTGGACACTAGGCGAAGTATACGACATTTTTACTGTGTGATATCAGTAACTCAACAGAAGTGTTGTGTGTATGATTTTTTTTATCATCAATATGATGGTTAATTTACTGGGAGATATGTGTTGTCACTATATACTGACGGTCTAATCTACAATGTCACATTGAAGTCATATGGTCACACAAAAAACATCATGTGTGCTCTTACATCGAAAATCCCGGCGGAAGTCCTTTGTGCACCATCCTCTCTTCAACCATTGCCCATCcatcccgtagcaacgcacgggcatgtttcctaGTTACTAAAAAAGACATCATAGTTTCTACAATTCATAGGGTAGACAGGTTCTAATTACATAAGAACTCTTATCAAGTAATATACTATGGCACTTCTTAATTTTAATTAGCTTCAAGAATGAAATACAACAAAAATAGGCAAATCTTAATTGCTTATTCACTAGCAAGAGTCACCTGCATGACAACTGGTGGTCTCCCTCCACCAGGAACGTTCAACATGGACAATAAGAAATGCAACCTTGCCAAACAAACCTCTAGAATTTCATTAAAATTTAGTCATTCATGTATGACTGGAGGAGATAATAATGTGCACGTGGATCATAAACTGCATAAATAGGAAATTCGTGTTCTTTGTTTATGAACCACGGTGCTGAAGGTTCAAAGGCCCTTAATCACTATCCCTGCACCATTTACTACTAAGGTGTCTTATTTATTGTTTATTGCCTGAAATCTTTACCATCGGTGAGTTCAACCCCTCGGTTGAGTCTCAATATGTTACCGTCTAGTAGaacattttccttttttttttggaGTAAAGGTATATCTCCATTCCTTGCCAGAGAGGATTCTCTATCCATTCCAGGAAAAGGGAACATATGATTGAAGAGAAAGAATCTAATAAACCCAATACTTCTTCTTTTAGAAGAAACATGCAAAACGTGCCCAACTTTAATTAAACTAATAAAGACATGAGATTCTAACAGCAAAGTAaacgaaaaaagtatcaacatattACAACCCAGGGCTCGTTCATCTAGCAGAAGTGTAGACATAAAGCAACATGAGGCACGCGGCCAGCAAAGATTAGTCTGACGGTCGCCTTCTGTTGATGTGTAGTGGATCAACTTAATGTTGCTCGACACCGCGCTTGTCATCGCACTGTCCTTCCACTGTCCTAGAGGCAACCACAACTGCAAGAAAATAAACCAATTGAAAATGTAGTCAGTGGGGTGATTCGGGATGACACCTTCGATTGAGAGCTTGTTATCAAAATTCCTTATCTAGTGACCTAACAATAACAATGGAAGGATGGGAGGGCCGTTGTAAAGGTGCTTACCTCCATGGGAGACGAGGGCGACGACATGCGGGTGCCGGAGAGGAGGACAAGACGAAGAAAAGACACGGAGACGAAGGGGACGACATGAGAAGGTGACATTTTgaacattgacatggtcttcaaaatATAACTTTAACTGCTAGTTTCTACTGCAGTATATATATGTGCAAGGATCAACACAATTATGTTATTCTAAAAGCACTTTTTCCAACAAAATCTGTGCATACAATTTTTATGTTTCAAATCTAACTACGTGAAACAAAAAATAATTTGTACATACACTGTCACTGTCATGAGGTTTTGGTCTTGAGCTTCCTATAGGTTGCTTATAACTATCTGTTGTTGTTGTCAGTCTTGCTCCTGAACTTCCTATGCGCCTTGAGGTCGACCACGAGGACGGTGATGTTGTCCTTGCTCCCCTTCTGGAGGGCGAGCTTGGATAGGTACTCGGCGGCCGCCTGAGCGGCGGGATCCGGCGAGCCACCGTCACCGCCGCTTCCTCCTCGATAGATGGGGGAGGAGGCGGTAGCGTTCTTCTTGTGCCACAGTAGGATTCGCTTGCGAGCGGCGTCGCACACCTCCTCATTCGACAACACGTCCCAGAGGCCATCGCTTGCGAGGATGAGGCACTCGTCCTCTCTCGCCCGGGCAACGACCGTCACCTCGGGGACCGGGATTATGTACGGTTTCAGGTATCTGTCCCCTGCAAGTAGATTAACAACACAGTCATAACCAGGAATCGAGTTCAGAAGTCCAAAAGAAGAGCAGAGCACATAACCTCGCTGTGAAATATTCAGGAGCAGGAAATTGCGTACCgatggagcgcgacatggcaagaaCACCGAGAACTCGATAGCCATTCCATTGGATGACCTTGCCGCCTAGCGCCTCGATCCTCGCGTACTCGTCTTCCCTGTTGGGCTGAATCGAGAATAAATGCAACATTCAGACAGTGTATCTGATGAACTCAAGAACAAATGTGATGAATGATGACAGTGCCTTATGGTCCAGAGACAGTGGCAATGGCGCCTTGCCCCGGCACAGCACCGCCCGCGAGTCCCCGCAGTTGGAGACGATGATGTGGGACGAGCAGACGACCGCGGCCACCGCCGTCGTCCCCGCGGTGTCCGGCGCCTCCACCTCGGCGTCCACGCGGCAGAAGCAGTCCACGAACGCCTTCTCCCACTGCTTCTTGGAGTCCAGGGAGCTGAGGTCGTCGCAGCCGCCCACGCGGTCCTCTGCGGCGCGCAGCTCTTCAACAAGCGCGGCGTGGAGCCTGTCACGGCAGTAGTCGGCGACCTCGGCGCCGCCGTGGCCGTCGTAGACGGCGAAGAAGTGCGCGGGCAGGCGGAAGGAGGCGCGGTCGAGGCCGTCGAccgccgcgccgtcgccggcgACCATCCAGAGCGGGACGCGGTGGAAACgcgggacgacggcggcggcgtcctCCATCTCCGGGCGGCGGCCGCAGACGGACTCGAGCCCCCAGAGCGGCGGGGAGTCGAGGGCGAAGACGCTCCTGCAGGCGCCGCCGGGGACCGCCGCGGCCTCGGCGGCCGCCGCGGGCAGGTCGTCGGAGAGGAGCGAGGGCGGGCCCGCGTCGGCGCCGGAGGGGGAGAAGAGGCCCTCGAAGTCGGCGGAGGCGACGCTGCTGCAGTCGCTGGCGACGGAGCAGGGGCTCCCGCACGCGTCGTCCGgcccggcgtcggcgtcggcgaggGCGAGCCGCGGCAGCGCGGCGCCTAGGGCGTCCATGGCGACGAGCGCGCGGGGCCAAGACTAAGGCTAAGCCTAAGGGAGGGCCATGGCGGTGgtagtggggaggaggaggaggaggcggccgtggACTGgcgctgatgctgctgctgctggaggctAGTCATGGATGGAGCTGGAGACGGGGATGGCGACGGAGGCAAGGAGGAGAAGGGAGTGAGTGGTTGGCGGTGGGTGGGTGCGCGGGCATGGGCACGGGAGCTGCCCTGGGGACGAAGCAAGGCGATGCCGATGGACGGCCGGCCGGCGGCTCACAGCCTCGGGTCGCGTGGTCGCATCTCGGCCGCCCACCGCCCGGCGCCACCGTCTGCTCCGATTTTTTTGTGCATTTTTTCTTACATTTTTTGGTAAAACACAGTGGACTTCTTTTTCTCACATCTCGGCCTTCCACTGGACGCGGCCGGCCTTTTTTTTCTGTGTTTTCTTTCcggtttttaaattatttttctatGAATTAATTTTTTGATGGTGTTTTCTATGAGTTAATTGACGCAGCCTCAATACAATATTTTTATACAATGTTGCATAGAAGCTGCGTTAATTAATTTTGATTTGATTGGAGGGAGTagtgttttcttttttttgctttttgtttaTATCAGTAAAATAATATTAACTTCTCATAAACTTCGTGAATATGTCacagttttcaaaaaaaaaactgtgGAATTTTTTAAATTTATAAAACAATTCATAAAAATTTCTCAACTTTATTCACACTTTTTAATTCATGATTTTCCAAATTAGTGAAATTTTAACAGCCATGAACATTTTCGAATacataaaaaattcaaattcatggcattttttgaaattcatggATAGTTTAAaattttgtgaacaattttttagtTCACATGCATTTTTATATTCATGAACCTTTTTATCATGTCTGTGGCTTCTTAACAAAAAAATTATGATATTTTCTTTACATTTTCTAATCGTTAAGAAACAAGATCCATATTTTAAAATGAAAGAGCGGGCGCACATCGACCATGGCCCCGCTAGCGTCGTGCAAGCTCTAGCAACCGCATGTTCGCCTCCAGAGCCCTctttaagagcatctctagcagaccccgcatccggccggcccgcaaaacgcgtttgcagttcgtGAAAAACGGCCTTTGCGGACTGGCTCGGACGGTCGCAGAAGCAGATGTCCCAATGGACCCGTATGAAAGGATATTCGTGGAATActttttttacgggtcggctttttgcggggtctgctcgggCACCACCGCGTCGACCCGCAAACAGAAAACGCCCAATTCTTAAATTTGACATAAGTTCCCACaaataaattcaaattcaaacaatgtaTCTAACGCCGGAGCGCCGGCTGCAACTGCTTGAGCAGATCTCAAAGCGTGAAGCCCGGATCGCCGCGGTGCTACCACCGGATGTGATAGatccggaggaggaagaagaggaggagttggaggaggagaaggaggagcacGAGGAGAAcggggaggaggtggagcacgaGGAGGACGTGGAGGAGGAGGACCACGAGGAGTACATGGGGGACGCTGGGGCCGCAGATTTGCAGGCGGGCAACAGGCGATCCTCGATTACTTTCGATCGGAATCAGTGGCGGAGGCCAAGCGCCATCGTCAGCAGGAGGCAGAGAGGGCGAACGCCGACGAGATGCTCGAGCATATGGATGAGGAGGAGCCGGAGCCTTGCGACGCGCCCAACTATCCGGCACGGACGTCATGGACATCTCCGGCGCTGAAGTTTAATTTACGCTAGCGTGGTGTATGTAGTGCATAGGAACTCTTTGCATGGTTTGTATGGATTTGAGAGATGGAATATGAGATACTCGGATGCATTGCACGACATAGTCAGCAGCCCCCTTTGTCATGTTGCTTGCTACCTCTGTGTAGATCTTGAAGCTAGCGTCAAGAAGACATATGGGTCCATATTGTTGGATTCGACAAGCCTCCACAGTTTTTGGTAGCAAAATTGTTTCACCGAAATTCAATCGAAATCGCTCAAGGTTACTAATCGTGGAGGTCGTTAAACAACTCCATTAAGTCGCCTTTAATGAACTTCCGAAAATGGTCAAATTTTGCTAGTAAACCATTTGATCAGGGTGTTTTGTTATGTTGAATTTAGAATAATGTGTCCCTCACCTCTTTCAGTCGTCGAAATCTAACAATGTCGTCTGTTTAGAATTCATCCAAGGAGAGATGACGCTCATATGGGGACCGTAGAAGACCTTTACCAAATTTTGTGATATATGCCTTTAGAGGGGAAACAATCTAATCTGATATTGCCTTTGATGGCTTTTGGGATCGGATCTAATTGAAACTAACCAAATGAACAAATTTTCAGTGAATGATAATTTTTTAGACTGCGCTTAGAAAATACATACAAAATAGGGAATTGGAAATTCAAGAAGCCTCTAATGACCGGCGAAGCAGAAAGGGGGAAGGGCATTATCATCAATCGAGGAGCGAGGTAGGATCGATGACATATTGGGAATAATTCACTTAAaacaaagaattaaataaaaaacaAGTCCTTCTTTTCTCATGTTTTTTGTATGGTGTAAATCCTTTTTCTTGTGTTTCATCATTTATTAGGATCCATGTTAACAACCTCCCAAAACTCAGACTTCACTCTCTCTTTCTCTTCTATGACTATGAGCAAGCAAGTGAAGAATAAAAATCGACCATAATAAAGAGCTCAGTTGTGTGCTTTTTCTTGCACTGTCAGTATTCCTCGGACGAGTTCACACTCGGTCCTGAACCTGAATCTGCTAAATCCAACTCAGCCTAGCAATTTGAGTTTGACTGACCAAATCATGCCACATTCACACACAACACTCTAAACAAAGCCACAGACAAACAAGCCTTGCATTGCAGCTAACAAGAGAGGAAAACTTGAGGTCAAACAAGAGCATCCAGAGATAGCATAGTAGCAAAgacatttgtttgtttgtttgccaacCAAGTCCAAAAATTTATATACAGGATAGATGAACcgaagaatcaaaccaaacaactGAATCTTCTTTCCTTCATCTGCTAGCATGTTTCTTTGACATGATGTAAAAATTTCTTTCTTTCCTACGGCCCACTTATTGAGCAACTGAAAATTTTGATTCTTTAAACAGAGTTTGGATTGAATCGAATGGCATGACCAGGTTTAAGCTAAAGATTGTTGGCCGGCAAGGTTGGGATGGATCAAAGGCAGTGCCGGCGAGGCCACGATGGAGGAGGTTGTGCGCCATCTGGTCCCTGGGGTTTTTGACTTCTTCACAGGTGCAGATCCCAAGGAAAGGAAAAATATCCAACCATCGGTTGAGTCGTAATCGTCTCTAGGTTACTTATTTCGTTTTCGTAGTAGGAGGATCAGCTACTGCCTGTCTCATAGTCGGTTGTAAAATTCATGTAACTCTCCAGAATTCAATAGAGGACGCCGATGTCTGTCTGATAACGTGGGTCaactttttgtatagtttttttttaTGTAACCAGCGTTTGCCAGGGCGTACCTCCGATTTTTGCGAAAGAGTAAATATCGGCaatgttagagcatctacagtctCAAACCCGTCTCAAACGCCCAGGCGGATGgcccggtcactgaccggtcaGAAAAACCTGACTAGCTCGGACGAACACCTCAAACGGGTCTCAAAAGCCTGGGCTGCTCGACATCCTTCATATCTAGCGCAATTATGGAGCGGATATGAGGAGGCTGGGTGCGTCCGCCACGTCGTCCTGACGGCGGGGTCCCACATGAAATTGCCCGGAAACAAACAGTACGACGGGCGTATCCTCCGTCGCCGCGTAGTGCCCTAGCCTAGCTATTTAAGCCGACCGCTGCCACTGATACCCTACCCATCCACATTTCCCCCATCCCGTTAGCTGCAACTGCTTGAGCAGATCTTAAGGTGCGAAGCCCGGGTCGCTGCGGGGCTACCTCCAGATGCGGTAGATCCAGAGGAGGAcagggaggaggagttggaggaggagaaggaggagcaggaggagggcgaccgggaggaggagctggaggaGTACGTGGGGGACACTGGGGCGCGGATTTGCAGGCGGGGCAGCATGCGATCCTCCATTACTTCCTGTCGGAATCGGCAGCGGAGGCCAAGTGCCGTCGTCTGCAGGAGGCAGAGGGGGCGGACGCCGACAAGATGCTCGTGCatatggacgaggaggaggaggagccggagcccTGCGACGCGCCCAACTATCCGGCACGGACGTCATGGACATCTCTGGCGACGAAGTTTGATTTAGGCTAGCGTGGTGTGCGTAGTGCATAGGAACTCTTTTGCATGGTTTGTCTAGATTTTTAGGGTTGAAATATGACTTACTCGGATGCATTGGACGACATAGTCAGCGACCCCTTTTGTCATGTTGCTTGCCACCTCTGTGTAAATCTTGAAGGCTagaagacctatgggtccatattgTTGGATTCGACAAGCCTTCATAGTTTTTGGTAGCAAATTTGTTTCACCGAAATTCAATCTAAAGAGCTCAAGGTTACTAATCGTGGAGGTCGTTAAACAACTCCATTAAGTCGCTCAAGGTTACTAATCGTGGAGGTCGTTAAGCAACAACATTAAGTCGCCTTTAATGAACTTCCAAAAAAGGTCAAATTTTGCTAGTAAACCATTTGATCAGGGTGTTTTGTTATGTTCAATTAGAATAATGTGTCCCTCACTTCTTTCAGTCATCGAAATCTGACAATGTCGTCTGTTTAGAATTTATTCAAGGAGAGATGACGCTCATATGGTGACCGTAAAAGACATTTACCACATTTGGTGATATACGCTTTGAGAGGGGAAACCATCTAATCTGATATTGCTTTTGATGGCTTTTGGGATCTGATCTGATTGAAACTAACCAAAATGAACAAATTTTCAGTGAATGGATAATTTTTATACTGTGCTTAGAAAATAAATACAAAATAGGAATTGGAAATTCAAGAAGCCTCTAATGACCGACGAAGCAGAAAGGGGGAAGGGCATTATCATCAATCGAGGAGCGAGGTAGGAGCAATGACATATTGGGATTAATTCACTTAAaacaaagaattaaataaaaaacaAGTCTTCTCATGTTTTTTGTATGGTGTAAATCCTTTTTCTTATATGACTATGAGCAAGCAATTGAAGAATAAAAATCAACCCTAATAAAGAGCACACTTGTGCTGTCAGTATTCCTCGGACGAGTTCACACCCGGTCCTGAACCTGAATCTGCTAAATCCAACTCACACCCGGTCCTGACCCTAATAATTTGACTGACCAAATCATGCCACATTCACACACAACACTCTAAACAAAGCCACAAGAAAGCGAACCTTGTTGTCTTGCTAGGTTTCTTTGACATGGGGAGAAGAGCTCTCTCTGTTCTTTGACTATGAGCAACTGAAAATTTGATTCTTTGATGGAGTTTGCATCAAATTGAATGAAATAAACCAGATAAATGTAAAGATCGCGGTCGAAGAGCGATGGCGGACTGGGATCAATCAAAAGAGAGCAGTGTCGGCGAGGTCGCGGTTGAGGAGGTTGTGCGCCATCTTGTCCCCGGCATGAAAATGGAACCTTATTTCAAAGCTTCCATCAGCTAAACTACACGCAAGTTCAGAACCCTGGTTAACTAATAGTACCATCAGAATATTTGTTATTGCTATAGAAAGCTACGATGCACACTTACAAATTTTTATATCCCAAATGAAGATTTACTTAAAAACGGTCTAATACAGACTAATAGTGAATAGTACATGCACGGTTCATCTTTCCAAAATCATGATTTTGTTATTTTTGGTCTAACTCACAGGGTTATTCATTGCAGCATCAAAATTTGCACATGTACAATATACTAGTACATCCATATAAACATGTTGAATTTTTTAGAACTTCAAAATACAACCTCTGTCTCTAACTATTTGTTTTAAACTATTCAAAGTAGAAGGCTCGCTAGAGCTGGTCCTCCAAAGAAAGAAAGGGACTTTTTGACACTTGTGTGGGCTCTTTCTTTCTTGCACCGCGAGTATTCCTTCCTCTGACGGATGTGTTCACACACAACCCAGTCCTGAACCTGAACCTGGACCTGGACCTGGACCTCTGCTAAATCCGAATCAGCCTAGTTATTTGACTGACCAAACTATGCCACATTCACACACAACAACACTCTAAACAAAGCCACAGACAAACAAGCCTTGCATTGCAGTTGAGGTCAAACAAGATTAAGATTGCATATTTGCATAGCAAAGCAGAGACATTTGTTTGGTTTGATTGTTTGTCTGCCCCAAAACCAAGTCCAAAAATGTACTTTTATATACAAACAACAAATACTAGATGAACTGAAGAATGAACCAAACAATTGAATCTTCTTCTTTTCTGCTATGTGTAAAACTTTCTTTCTTCATTTCTTTCAAGGGATACGACTGAGTTAACTACGACGGCCCTCCTATTGATTTCGCAGCTGAAAATTCGATTCTTTGACAGGGTGTGGATCGAACCATGGAATGGAATGAGCAGATTGTAAGCTCAAGATCGTTGAACCATCAAGAGTGGAACCGATCAGGAGGAGAGGATGCAGTAGCAGCTAATTAGAAGAAGGCTGTGCCGGCGAGTCCGCGGTGGAGGAGGTTGTGCGCGATCTTGTCCCTGGCCTTGGCGGCGGCGTCGGAGCGCACGGGGTTGTCCAGCACGCCCaggtcgtcctccacctccacccGGAGCTCCGGCGGCATGGCCTCCCCTCTGGCCTCGCAGATGTTGTGGAGCACGCAGCAGGCGCCCAGCACCACGGGGAGGTCCTGGAGCTTCACCTCGGTGCGCTTCTGCAGGCAGGCCCACCGGCTCTTGAGCCGCGAGAATGCGTCGACGGCCACCCCCCGGAGGTCGGCCACCTTCTCGTTGAAGGCGTGCTGCGTCCAGGTGAGGTTCTGGTGGGTGTAGGGGACGAGGCACCAGTCGGTGAGCGGGTAGCTGGCGCCGCCGACCACCCAGGACCACCCAGGACCCCTCCATCATCCCGGCCGCGGCGCGCTGCTGCAGCGCCGACTTGTCGAGCACCTGGTCGTCGGCGAGGGACCCCGGCCAGCCGATGCAGACGTCGGTGAAGGAGGCGTCGGGGCCGACCACCCCCTGCAGCGTGATGGAGTAGGACGTCTTCTGGTTGCGCTCCGTGTGCCGGCGGTTGAAGTAGGAGGCGACGTGCACCTTGGGCGCGATGATGGGGATGTGGGTGGTGTACATGGCGCCCACCACGTCCGGCACGCCCGAGCTGGCCTCGAAGCTGGCcttcacggcggcggcggcggcggaggcgcggtCCGGCCACCGGAGGAAGCGCGGCATGAGGATGGACCGGATGGCGGCGCACACCTCCAGCACCAGCTTGTGGCAGGTGGAGATGCCGATGCCGAAGCGCTTGGAGACGAGCCGGAGCGGCTCGCCGGTGGCGAGCCGCCACACGCAGACGGCCACGCGCTGCCGCACCGGGATGGCGGCGCGGAGCGCCGTGTCCTCCTTGGCGACGGCGGCGCCGAGCGCGTCGCAGACCATGCCGAACGTGGCGCGGCCCATCCGGAACTCCCGCAGGAACTCCGCCTCCGGGTACCCGGGGCTGCTCCGCAGCTCCCACCACTCGCTGGACCGGTTCTTGACCCACAGCCGGCGCTGGTACGGCGAGGCCTcgtcgcctcctcctccgccggcgACGACCCGGCGCTTGGACGGCCGCCCGTCGACGACCACGACGGGCAGGGCCGGGGCCGGGGCCGTGAGCGGGGAGACGACCTCGGCCTccccctcctcgtcctcctccgcaAGAAGCCGGCCGTTGAGCTCGAGGAGGGGGAGCGCGCGGCGGGGCGCGTGGTACTCGGCCAGGATCTTGGTGATGCGCAAATCAAGATCCCTCTTGCTCTCATCCGCGCCGGCGCCCCCTCCGTCNNNNNNNNNNNNNNNNNNNNNNNNNNNNNNNNNNNNNNNNNNNNNNNNNNNNNNNN
This window harbors:
- the LOC119355954 gene encoding protein phosphatase 2C 53-like, encoding MDALGAALPRLALADADAGPDDACGSPCSVASDCSSVASADFEGLFSPSGADAGPPSLLSDDLPAAAAEAAAVPGGACRSVFALDSPPLWGLESVCGRRPEMEDAAAVVPRFHRVPLWMVAGDGAAVDGLDRASFRLPAHFFAVYDGHGGAEVADYCRDRLHAALVEELRAAEDRVGGCDDLSSLDSKKQWEKAFVDCFCRVDAEVEAPDTAGTTAVAAVVCSSHIIVSNCGDSRAVLCRGKAPLPLSLDHKPNREDEYARIEALGGKVIQWNGYRVLGVLAMSRSIGDRYLKPYIIPVPEVTVVARAREDECLILASDGLWDVLSNEEVCDAARKRILLWHKKNATASSPIYRGGSGGDGGSPDPAAQAAAEYLSKLALQKGSKDNITVLVVDLKAHRKFRSKTDNNNR